One Pieris napi chromosome Z, ilPieNapi1.2, whole genome shotgun sequence DNA window includes the following coding sequences:
- the LOC125062201 gene encoding tubulin polymerization-promoting protein homolog: MGDEEAATLEGQFYEFSRMLDNKRDGTTITLYRSDFWMRQAKLLDDRKLTMTDTGILFNKFSKSELDWDEWNQFLDEVCELKEFDEEKCRETLTNCGLPGQTPVLVPQYRDFFATYKPKEKLPF, translated from the exons ATGGGTGATGAAGAAGCTGCTACTCTCGAAGGACAATTCTATGAATTTTCCAGAATGTTAGATAATAAACGCGACGGCACTACCATCACATTATATCGGTCTGATTTTTGGATGCGTCAAGCAAAGCTATTGGATGATAGAAAGCTTACGATGACTGATActggaatattatttaataaatttag taaGTCTGAATTAGACTGGGATGAGTGGAACCAGTTTTTAGATGAGGTTTGTGAATTAAAAGAATTTGACGAAGAAAAATGTCGTGAAACTCTGACCAATTGTGGGCTACCCGGTCAAACGCCAGTATTAGTGCCTCAATATAGAGATTTCTTTGCGACTTATAAACCCAAAGAAAAATTGCCgttttaa
- the LOC125062200 gene encoding uncharacterized protein LOC125062200 produces MRQTIRLQVLLVNVLLLKTIMSLEIERFVIEDRSDPADQLNFKRILDIISRSRETPQTYRRMEERAEKIKFLYNFLRTKLGTSRIKKILRNQGETASVPKMDLEGLIENELKNALALKSSALNDRPVLQKRGRNDFLVMKPDVVDPFVTVVPNNIYYNIEKKCVNWLDDCNLQGIRSRLLQKVKSPFK; encoded by the exons ATGAGACAGACTATAAGACTACAG GTTCTGCTAGTAAATGTTCTtcttttaaagacaattatgTCACTGGAGATAGAGCGATTCGTGATAGAAGATAGGAGTGACCCGGCAGAccagttaaattttaaaagaattctAGATATTATTTCTAGATCTAGGGAGACGCCGCAGACTTATCGAAGGATGGAGGAACGAgctgaaaaaattaaattcttgtACAATTTTCTCAGGACTAAACTTGGTACtagtagaataaaaaaaattcttcgtAACCAAGGTGAAACAGCCAGTGTCCCTAAGATGGACTTGGAAGGATTAATCGAGAATGAACTTAAAAACGCACTGGCATTAAAATCGTCGGCACTCAATGACCGGCCAGTTCTCCAAAAAAGGGGAAGAAATGATTTTCTTGTGATGAAACCTGATGTTGTGGACCCATTTGTAACTGTGGTcccaaacaatatttattataatattgaaaagAAATGTGTCAATTGGTTAGATGATTGTAACCTTCAAGGTATAAGGTCGAGACTGCTTCAAAAAGTTAAATctccatttaaataa